One window of Halorarum salinum genomic DNA carries:
- a CDS encoding PQQ-dependent sugar dehydrogenase, with protein MANRNRGRRSNLPRRTVLKVAGGAAGAAGLVGLTTGQESQSFRLDGESSGWVGREPSSIEGDVNPTLTLEPGTEYEVVWENTDGAPHNFAILDAEGSELVRSEIVEGQGETQTVTFTAEEAMAEYYCEVHPVAMRGEVQVGGGGGGTETPDEGAESVVPQGPSVGLEPVAQGLTSPVTMEYAEEDRDRRFVADQTGQIYVHDSEGLAEEPFLDVSDRMIELQSTYEGGFEPGDLRMDERGLTGLAFHPEFADNGLFYVHYSSEPRDGTPDGFDHTEVISEFQAADDMESGDPESERVLLEIPHPQFNHNAGPILFGPDGYLYVTMGDGGGANDTGTGHVEDWYDGNEGGNGQDVTENLLGNVLRIDVDSEGEDTPYGIPEDNPLVGEDGRDEIFAWGLRNPWRATFNDGTLLVADVGQALYEEVNVVENGGNYGWNVKEGTVCFDASNPGQPMDDCPSTSDRGAEFRDPVVQYPHSRDGTSVGVAVVGGYVYDGEAIPDLQGRYVFGDWTRDPTFREARGVMFAATPPEGWADGDGTGTGTPTGTETGTATESGTPTESGTPTESTTGTPTGTPSGGGAETSIDASDGGDLWPMEELVVSGGDGLGRYVIAFARDREGELYVLTSGRAVPEGDTGEVLKLVPGDEGAGGTTGTATGTGTAGGTDDEPTTEGEGGTPAGEGETTTDGDETPDDEGGAPAEGEETTETDGPGFGVLAALGAAGAAGYLATRRSDDGED; from the coding sequence ATGGCTAACCGAAACCGCGGACGACGCTCGAACCTCCCCCGACGGACGGTGCTCAAGGTCGCCGGCGGCGCCGCCGGGGCGGCGGGCCTGGTCGGCCTGACGACGGGACAGGAGTCGCAGTCGTTCCGGCTCGACGGGGAGTCCTCGGGCTGGGTCGGCCGGGAGCCGTCGTCCATCGAGGGCGACGTGAACCCGACGCTGACGCTCGAACCCGGGACGGAGTACGAGGTGGTGTGGGAGAACACCGACGGTGCGCCGCACAACTTCGCGATCCTCGACGCCGAGGGGAGCGAACTCGTCAGGAGCGAGATCGTCGAGGGACAGGGCGAGACGCAGACGGTGACGTTCACGGCCGAGGAGGCGATGGCCGAGTACTACTGCGAGGTCCACCCGGTCGCGATGCGCGGCGAGGTGCAGGTCGGCGGGGGCGGCGGCGGGACCGAGACGCCCGACGAGGGGGCGGAGTCGGTCGTCCCGCAGGGCCCCAGCGTGGGGCTCGAACCGGTCGCACAGGGGCTCACCAGCCCGGTCACGATGGAGTACGCCGAGGAGGACCGCGACCGCCGGTTCGTCGCCGACCAGACCGGCCAGATCTACGTCCACGACTCGGAGGGGCTCGCCGAGGAGCCCTTCCTCGACGTCAGCGACCGGATGATCGAACTCCAGTCGACCTACGAGGGCGGGTTCGAGCCCGGCGACCTGCGGATGGACGAGCGGGGCCTGACCGGTCTGGCGTTCCACCCCGAGTTCGCGGACAACGGGCTGTTCTACGTCCACTACAGCTCCGAACCGCGGGACGGCACGCCGGACGGCTTCGACCACACGGAGGTGATCTCGGAGTTCCAGGCGGCCGACGACATGGAGTCGGGCGACCCGGAGTCCGAGCGCGTGCTGCTCGAGATCCCCCACCCGCAGTTCAACCACAACGCCGGCCCAATCCTCTTCGGTCCGGACGGCTACCTCTACGTCACGATGGGGGACGGGGGCGGCGCCAACGACACCGGGACCGGCCACGTCGAGGACTGGTACGACGGGAACGAGGGCGGCAACGGCCAGGACGTGACCGAGAACCTGCTCGGGAACGTCCTCCGCATCGACGTGGACTCCGAGGGGGAGGACACGCCGTACGGCATCCCGGAGGACAACCCCCTCGTCGGGGAGGACGGCCGGGACGAGATCTTCGCCTGGGGGCTCCGCAACCCCTGGCGGGCGACGTTCAACGACGGCACGCTCCTCGTCGCCGACGTCGGGCAGGCGCTGTACGAGGAGGTGAACGTCGTCGAGAACGGCGGCAACTACGGCTGGAACGTGAAGGAGGGGACCGTCTGCTTCGACGCCTCGAACCCGGGCCAGCCGATGGACGACTGCCCGTCGACGTCCGACCGCGGCGCCGAGTTCCGTGACCCGGTCGTGCAGTACCCCCACTCGCGCGACGGGACGAGCGTCGGCGTCGCCGTCGTCGGAGGCTACGTCTACGACGGGGAGGCGATCCCGGACCTGCAGGGCCGGTACGTGTTCGGCGACTGGACGAGGGACCCGACGTTCCGCGAGGCCCGCGGGGTCATGTTCGCCGCGACGCCGCCCGAGGGGTGGGCCGACGGCGACGGGACGGGAACCGGCACCCCGACCGGGACGGAGACCGGGACCGCGACGGAGTCCGGCACGCCGACCGAATCCGGCACGCCGACCGAGTCGACCACGGGGACGCCGACGGGGACGCCGTCCGGCGGAGGGGCCGAGACGTCGATCGACGCGTCCGATGGCGGCGACCTCTGGCCGATGGAGGAGCTGGTCGTCTCCGGCGGCGACGGCCTCGGCCGGTACGTCATCGCGTTCGCACGCGACCGGGAGGGGGAGCTGTACGTCCTGACGAGCGGCCGGGCCGTCCCGGAGGGCGACACCGGCGAGGTCCTCAAACTCGTCCCCGGGGACGAGGGGGCCGGCGGGACCACCGGCACCGCGACCGGAACGGGCACGGCCGGGGGTACCGACGACGAACCGACCACCGAGGGGGAGGGCGGGACGCCGGCGGGCGAGGGCGAGACGACGACGGACGGGGACGAAACACCCGACGACGAGGGAGGGGCCCCGGCCGAGGGGGAGGAGACGACCGAGACGGACGGCCCGGGGTTCGGCGTGCTCGCCGCTCTCGGCGCGGCGGGCGCCGCCGGCTACCTCGCGACCCGACGGAGCGACGACGGCGAGGACTGA
- a CDS encoding alkaline phosphatase family protein, translating to MSRNDTSSGLRTLLVGLDGACLPVLDPLVEEGRVPVLADLLERGVSGPLESQIPPWTPSAWPSLYTGTNPGQHGVFDFLTFDGYDWSVVNRTHVREHALWELLAEQGRTSVVVNVPVTSPPRSFDGALVPGYIGPESPPCHPEGLLEELRAELGDYRVYGPRGVEGDEQVEWYRRLTRMRGAAFRHLTERFDPEFGFLQFQQTDTVFHERPEDAAAISAVFEAVDDELGSVLDRCDPDTVIVASDHGIGPYDPDEFRVNEYLRERGFVETTRGGGMPSWSTIAPEDRDEGTPSEDRTLAERLLSAAAAIGLTSQRMGAVLSRLGLAEFVLRFVPRDAVRAATESVDFERSTAYMRSRTELGVRINLAGRDPDGTVSLAEYPSVRDDLVEELAAARTPDGEPVFEEVAPREEYFEGPHVDDAADIITVPAAFDTYLSASLRGGTFGPAPESWNHKRDGMFAAAGAGVAADASLDGAHLFDVAPTVLCSLGVPPSERMDGEPLPVVDPLPPDAYPAFDAPSTRETADAAVERRLTDLGYLDDT from the coding sequence GTGAGTCGAAATGACACGTCTTCCGGGTTGCGGACGCTTCTCGTCGGGCTCGACGGGGCCTGCCTACCCGTCCTCGACCCGCTCGTCGAGGAGGGGCGCGTCCCCGTGCTCGCGGATCTGCTGGAACGGGGGGTGTCGGGGCCGCTCGAGTCCCAGATTCCGCCGTGGACGCCGAGCGCCTGGCCCTCGCTGTACACCGGAACGAACCCCGGCCAGCACGGCGTCTTCGACTTCCTGACGTTCGACGGCTACGACTGGAGCGTGGTGAACCGCACGCACGTCCGCGAGCACGCGCTCTGGGAACTGCTCGCCGAGCAGGGTCGGACGAGCGTCGTGGTCAACGTCCCCGTGACGTCCCCCCCGCGCTCGTTCGACGGCGCGCTGGTCCCGGGGTACATCGGCCCCGAGTCGCCGCCGTGTCACCCCGAGGGACTGCTCGAGGAGCTCCGCGCGGAACTCGGCGACTATCGGGTGTACGGCCCGCGGGGGGTCGAAGGGGACGAACAGGTCGAGTGGTACCGTCGGCTTACCCGGATGCGCGGGGCCGCGTTCCGCCACCTCACGGAGCGGTTCGACCCCGAGTTCGGCTTCCTCCAGTTCCAGCAGACCGACACCGTGTTCCACGAGCGGCCGGAGGACGCCGCGGCCATCTCGGCCGTGTTCGAGGCGGTCGACGACGAACTCGGCTCCGTGCTCGACCGCTGTGATCCCGACACGGTGATCGTGGCGAGCGACCACGGCATCGGCCCGTACGACCCCGACGAGTTCCGCGTCAACGAGTACCTCCGCGAGCGCGGGTTCGTCGAGACGACCCGCGGCGGCGGGATGCCCTCGTGGTCGACGATCGCGCCGGAGGACCGCGACGAGGGGACGCCGAGCGAGGACCGCACGCTCGCCGAGCGCCTGCTCTCGGCCGCGGCCGCGATCGGGCTCACGAGCCAGCGGATGGGGGCCGTGCTCTCGCGACTCGGCCTCGCGGAGTTCGTCCTGCGGTTCGTCCCCCGGGACGCGGTCCGCGCGGCGACCGAGAGCGTGGACTTCGAGCGCTCGACCGCCTACATGCGCTCCCGGACGGAACTGGGCGTCCGGATCAACCTCGCCGGGCGCGACCCCGACGGAACGGTCTCCCTGGCCGAGTATCCGAGCGTCCGGGACGACCTGGTCGAGGAACTGGCCGCCGCACGGACGCCCGACGGCGAGCCGGTGTTCGAGGAGGTCGCGCCCCGGGAGGAGTACTTCGAGGGGCCCCACGTCGACGACGCGGCCGACATCATCACCGTCCCCGCGGCGTTCGACACGTACCTCTCCGCCTCGCTCCGCGGGGGGACGTTCGGACCGGCCCCGGAGTCGTGGAACCACAAGCGCGACGGCATGTTCGCCGCCGCCGGCGCGGGCGTCGCCGCGGACGCGAGCCTCGACGGCGCCCACCTGTTCGACGTGGCCCCGACCGTGCTCTGCTCGCTCGGGGTCCCCCCGAGCGAGCGGATGGACGGGGAGCCGCTCCCGGTCGTCGACCCGCTCCCGCCCGACGCGTACCCCGCCTTCGACGCCCCCTCGACGCGCGAGACCGCCGACGCCGCGGTCGAACGGCGCCTGACCGACCTCGGCTACCTCGACGACACATGA
- a CDS encoding GNAT family N-acetyltransferase, with amino-acid sequence MSVDVRPVDEDEWNDLVDQSSQATPFHRAEAVGVVAEHAGATAHRLVGFKGNEPVGLFPVFTISKGPVTAAFSPPPDLKVNYLGPALLNSGKLKRRKRDRRHRRFVDGVLDWVEERDSPSYWHVRTSVGYDDTRPFQWRGYEVEPKYTYVVDLETTPDELIGRFTGDLRNKLRGEYDVTYEIGEEGPDAIDSIIEQTHERHREQGESFPVTATFVRDLADRLPDGAIRPYVCRVDGEFVGGLVDVESDDCASAWIGGVKTDAPVPVNDLVEWQLCRDAMERGRSSFDMFGANHERIYSYKAKFAPDLVTYYRLQRGSAGMNVASKLYKRFR; translated from the coding sequence ATGAGCGTCGACGTGCGCCCGGTCGACGAGGACGAGTGGAACGATCTCGTCGACCAGTCGTCGCAGGCGACCCCGTTCCACCGGGCGGAGGCGGTCGGCGTCGTCGCCGAGCACGCGGGCGCGACCGCCCACAGGCTGGTCGGGTTCAAGGGGAACGAGCCGGTCGGACTCTTCCCGGTGTTCACCATCTCGAAGGGCCCGGTGACGGCCGCCTTCTCCCCGCCGCCCGACCTGAAGGTCAACTACCTCGGCCCGGCGCTGCTCAACTCCGGGAAGCTGAAGCGGCGCAAGCGGGACCGCCGCCACCGGCGGTTCGTCGACGGCGTCCTCGACTGGGTCGAGGAGCGGGACTCGCCCAGCTACTGGCACGTCAGGACCTCGGTCGGCTACGACGACACCCGCCCGTTCCAGTGGCGCGGCTACGAGGTCGAGCCGAAGTACACGTACGTCGTCGACCTGGAGACGACGCCCGACGAACTCATCGGCAGGTTCACGGGCGACCTCCGGAACAAGCTCCGGGGCGAGTACGACGTGACCTACGAGATCGGGGAGGAGGGACCCGACGCCATCGACAGCATCATCGAGCAGACGCACGAGCGACACCGCGAGCAGGGGGAGTCGTTCCCGGTGACCGCGACGTTCGTGCGCGACCTCGCCGACCGGCTCCCGGACGGGGCCATCAGGCCGTACGTCTGCCGGGTCGACGGCGAGTTCGTGGGCGGGCTCGTCGACGTGGAGAGCGACGACTGCGCGAGCGCCTGGATCGGCGGCGTGAAGACGGACGCCCCCGTGCCGGTGAACGACCTCGTCGAGTGGCAGCTGTGTCGGGACGCGATGGAACGCGGCCGGAGTTCCTTCGACATGTTCGGGGCGAACCACGAACGCATCTACTCGTACAAGGCGAAGTTCGCCCCCGACCTCGTCACCTACTACAGGCTACAGCGGGGATCGGCCGGGATGAACGTCGCGTCGAAGCTGTACAAGCGGTTCCGGTGA
- a CDS encoding BKACE family enzyme → MTYEEYLDGRKVVLTVAPTGGVHGKDANPNVPEQPEEIAAEVRTCEERGAAIAHLHGRDEHGENSARRLQAVNDAVRDRCEDIVVQNTTGGQATYEERVQGIRTDPYPEMASLDMGPFNREQHIITEHNRHNIESLAEEMREKGIKPELECFNNGHLNEVHRLIETGLLEEPYYVNIIFGHGTFTMPSPENVLNMIRNLPEGAEFNLLAVGRHQLPLTTLSAIMGGHVRVGMEDNLYLERGVPVESNAQLVDRTANVLEGLGCELATPAEAREMLGIGGTKRAISG, encoded by the coding sequence ATGACCTACGAGGAGTACCTCGACGGGCGGAAGGTCGTACTCACGGTCGCGCCGACGGGGGGAGTCCACGGCAAGGACGCGAACCCGAACGTTCCCGAACAGCCCGAGGAGATCGCCGCGGAGGTCCGCACCTGCGAGGAGCGGGGCGCCGCCATCGCGCACCTCCACGGGCGGGACGAGCACGGCGAGAACAGCGCGCGACGGCTCCAGGCGGTGAACGACGCGGTTCGGGACCGCTGTGAGGACATCGTCGTCCAGAACACGACCGGCGGCCAGGCGACCTACGAGGAGCGGGTACAGGGGATCAGGACGGACCCGTACCCCGAGATGGCGAGCCTCGACATGGGACCGTTCAACCGCGAACAGCACATCATCACCGAACACAACCGGCACAACATCGAGTCGCTCGCCGAGGAGATGCGGGAGAAGGGCATCAAGCCCGAACTCGAGTGTTTCAACAACGGCCACCTCAACGAGGTCCACCGGCTCATCGAGACGGGGCTGCTGGAGGAGCCCTACTACGTCAACATCATCTTCGGCCACGGCACCTTCACGATGCCCTCGCCCGAGAACGTGCTCAACATGATCCGGAACCTCCCCGAGGGGGCGGAGTTCAACCTCCTCGCGGTCGGCCGACATCAGCTCCCGCTGACGACCCTCTCGGCCATCATGGGCGGGCACGTTCGGGTCGGAATGGAGGACAACCTCTACCTGGAGCGGGGCGTCCCCGTCGAGAGCAACGCGCAGCTCGTCGATCGCACGGCGAACGTCCTCGAGGGGCTCGGCTGCGAGCTCGCGACGCCGGCGGAGGCGCGCGAGATGCTGGGCATCGGCGGGACCAAACGAGCCATAAGTGGGTGA
- a CDS encoding aldo/keto reductase, producing the protein MTTQGTPAPGLGTYRNTDHDECVGSVRTALEVGYRHVDTAEAYGNEAAVGEGIAAADVDVDDVFLATKVLHPRFTDDYSAAGIEANVRSCLERLDVDSVDLLYGVHWPAGDYDPGTTFEVCARLHDEGLFDRLGVCNVTVDGIEEAREASGVPITALQVEMHPLLPQRELREHCEDAGIDLVAYAPLGNGRVLEVSEVREIADERGVSPARVSVAWCLAKGVVPIPKATGRDHIEDNWRARELDLTDAEVERIDAIDGTERQYSPDYAPDW; encoded by the coding sequence ATGACGACCCAGGGCACCCCTGCACCGGGGCTCGGAACGTACCGGAACACGGACCACGACGAGTGCGTCGGGAGCGTACGGACCGCCCTGGAGGTGGGCTACCGCCACGTCGACACCGCGGAAGCGTACGGCAACGAGGCGGCCGTGGGCGAGGGAATCGCGGCGGCGGACGTCGACGTGGACGACGTGTTCCTGGCGACGAAGGTGCTCCACCCCCGGTTCACCGACGACTACTCGGCGGCGGGCATCGAGGCGAACGTCCGCTCGTGTCTCGAGCGACTCGACGTCGACTCGGTCGACCTGCTGTACGGCGTCCACTGGCCCGCGGGCGACTACGACCCCGGGACGACGTTCGAGGTCTGCGCGAGGCTCCACGACGAGGGGCTGTTCGACCGCCTCGGCGTCTGTAACGTGACCGTCGACGGGATCGAGGAGGCGCGCGAGGCCTCGGGCGTCCCGATCACGGCGCTCCAGGTGGAGATGCACCCGCTGCTCCCACAGCGGGAGCTCCGGGAGCACTGCGAGGACGCCGGCATCGACCTCGTCGCGTACGCGCCGCTCGGCAACGGCCGGGTGCTGGAGGTGTCCGAGGTCCGGGAGATCGCCGACGAGCGGGGAGTCAGCCCCGCCCGCGTGAGCGTGGCGTGGTGCCTGGCGAAGGGCGTCGTCCCCATCCCGAAGGCGACCGGACGGGACCACATCGAGGACAACTGGCGCGCCCGGGAACTGGACCTCACGGACGCCGAAGTCGAGCGGATCGACGCCATCGACGGGACGGAACGCCAGTACTCGCCGGACTACGCCCCCGACTGGTGA
- a CDS encoding acyl-CoA dehydrogenase family protein, whose amino-acid sequence MVHPVRGSVEVTERQRAFRRDVRELCSGFDDAYWRERAAAGEYPHEFVDALADAGLLGLLVPEEYGGAGRSTVEAVIMMEEIAANGGGFGAAQAVHGGLYNSVPLVKYADPETKAELLPKVAAGEVSIQALGLTEPAAGSESTAIRTTATREGDEYVVDGRKLWTSRVDVSDYLLLVARTTPREDVEKPTRGLSLLLVDLEDAEGQGALTMEPIAKTAGEFVTSFELAFDGLRIPVDDLVGTADEGFYHVLDGLNEERLVVAAECVGLGELAVERGAAYAREREVFGRPIGTNQAVQHPLAAAHARVQAAREFTYASARMADELPRRELGARANTAKYLAAEACFDAADAAVQAHGGRGVAREFDVERYLREARLTRLVPVTQQLALNYVAETVLDLPRSY is encoded by the coding sequence ATGGTCCATCCCGTACGGGGTAGCGTCGAGGTAACCGAGCGACAGCGGGCGTTCCGCCGGGACGTCCGGGAGCTCTGTTCGGGGTTCGACGACGCCTACTGGCGCGAGCGCGCCGCCGCCGGCGAGTACCCCCACGAGTTCGTCGACGCGCTCGCCGACGCAGGGCTGCTCGGCCTGCTCGTCCCGGAGGAGTACGGCGGCGCAGGCCGCTCGACGGTGGAGGCGGTGATCATGATGGAGGAGATCGCGGCGAACGGCGGCGGCTTCGGCGCCGCGCAGGCGGTCCACGGCGGCCTGTACAACTCCGTCCCGCTCGTGAAGTACGCCGACCCGGAGACGAAGGCCGAGTTGCTCCCGAAGGTCGCCGCCGGCGAGGTCTCGATCCAGGCGCTGGGGCTGACCGAACCGGCCGCCGGCTCGGAGTCGACGGCGATCCGGACGACCGCCACCCGGGAGGGCGACGAGTACGTCGTCGACGGCCGGAAGCTGTGGACCTCCCGCGTCGACGTCTCCGACTACCTCCTCCTCGTCGCCCGGACCACCCCCAGGGAGGACGTCGAGAAGCCGACCCGCGGGCTGTCGCTGCTGCTCGTCGACCTCGAGGACGCCGAGGGGCAGGGCGCGCTGACGATGGAGCCGATCGCGAAGACCGCGGGGGAGTTCGTCACCTCCTTCGAACTGGCGTTCGACGGCCTCCGGATCCCCGTCGACGACCTCGTCGGCACCGCGGACGAGGGGTTCTACCACGTGCTCGACGGGCTCAACGAGGAGCGACTCGTCGTCGCCGCCGAGTGCGTCGGCCTGGGCGAACTCGCCGTCGAGCGGGGAGCCGCGTACGCCCGCGAGCGCGAGGTGTTCGGCCGGCCCATCGGGACCAACCAGGCGGTCCAGCACCCGCTGGCCGCGGCCCACGCCCGCGTGCAGGCGGCCAGGGAGTTCACGTACGCGTCCGCACGGATGGCGGACGAACTCCCCCGGCGGGAACTGGGCGCCCGCGCGAACACCGCGAAGTACCTCGCCGCGGAGGCCTGCTTCGACGCCGCCGACGCCGCCGTCCAGGCCCACGGCGGCCGCGGCGTCGCCCGGGAGTTCGACGTCGAGCGGTACCTCCGGGAGGCGCGGCTGACGCGGCTCGTCCCCGTCACCCAGCAGCTCGCGCTCAACTACGTCGCCGAGACGGTGCTCGACCTGCCCCGGTCGTACTGA
- a CDS encoding IclR family transcriptional regulator has product MKSREGGVGGVGATDTTFDVVERIGEDGEARVTELAGELGLAKSTVHNHLQTLRRRGYVVQDGDEYRLSLRFLHLGQRVRTRLPAYQLAHDKVTKLAEQTGERSQFIVEEHGRGVYMFREFGSDAVQTDSEIGKRIPLHATSAGKAILSALPESRVDSIVERHGLERYTDRTITDEAELREELALIRDRGYADNRGESTNSLWAVGAPVRAPDGSVLGALSVSAPGQRMKGERVRSELPDLLLAVANELELNVRYA; this is encoded by the coding sequence ATGAAATCGCGAGAGGGGGGAGTCGGCGGGGTAGGGGCGACGGACACGACGTTCGACGTCGTCGAACGCATCGGGGAGGACGGCGAGGCGCGGGTCACCGAACTGGCCGGCGAACTCGGGCTGGCGAAGAGCACCGTCCACAACCACCTGCAGACGCTCCGTCGGCGTGGCTACGTCGTACAGGACGGCGACGAGTACCGGCTCAGCCTCCGGTTCCTGCACCTCGGACAGCGGGTCAGAACGCGGCTCCCGGCCTACCAACTGGCACACGACAAGGTGACGAAGCTCGCGGAGCAGACGGGCGAACGCTCCCAGTTCATCGTCGAGGAACACGGGCGCGGCGTCTACATGTTCCGCGAGTTCGGGAGCGACGCCGTCCAGACCGACTCCGAGATCGGCAAGCGGATCCCGCTGCACGCGACCTCCGCAGGCAAGGCCATCCTCTCGGCGCTCCCCGAGTCGCGCGTCGACTCGATCGTCGAGCGGCACGGACTGGAGCGGTACACCGACCGGACGATCACCGACGAGGCCGAACTCCGTGAGGAACTGGCGCTGATCCGCGACCGGGGGTACGCGGACAACCGGGGCGAGAGCACCAACAGCCTCTGGGCGGTCGGCGCCCCCGTCAGGGCCCCGGACGGGAGCGTCCTCGGGGCGCTGAGCGTCTCGGCCCCCGGCCAGCGCATGAAGGGCGAGCGCGTCCGGTCCGAGCTCCCGGACCTGCTCCTCGCCGTGGCCAACGAACTGGAACTGAACGTCCGGTACGCCTGA
- a CDS encoding fumarylacetoacetate hydrolase family protein, whose product MRLVHFSTDGDDRRVGVESDGTVRDVTDSVGRFDDALAAVTGGDGVGDGGEGHDADEVTRLPPTTRRNTTFAVALNYRSHIEEVDRTREEFERPLVFTKSRRALVGHGVPIEYDTRVTTDLDYEGELAAVVGRPGRHVAREDALDHVAGYTVLNDVTARDLQNVRAKDAEWLDWFSSKALQSSTPVGPAVVTADEVGDPNDLHIETRHDGDVVQDEGTHLMIYDVADLVSYVSTRVELQPGDVIATGTPKGVGHFQDVSLSDGDEVSVTVEGVGTLTNVVERVE is encoded by the coding sequence ATGCGGCTGGTACACTTTAGCACGGACGGCGACGACCGACGCGTCGGCGTCGAGTCGGACGGGACGGTCCGGGACGTCACCGACTCGGTCGGCCGGTTCGACGACGCGCTGGCGGCGGTCACGGGCGGCGACGGCGTCGGCGACGGGGGAGAAGGGCACGACGCCGACGAGGTGACGCGGCTCCCCCCGACGACGCGCCGGAACACGACGTTCGCCGTCGCGCTGAACTACCGCTCCCACATCGAGGAGGTCGACCGGACGCGGGAGGAGTTCGAGCGGCCGCTCGTCTTCACCAAGTCCCGGCGCGCCCTCGTCGGCCACGGCGTCCCCATCGAGTACGACACCCGGGTGACGACCGACCTCGACTACGAAGGCGAACTCGCCGCGGTCGTCGGCAGGCCGGGGAGGCACGTCGCGAGGGAGGACGCGCTCGACCACGTGGCGGGCTACACGGTGCTGAACGACGTCACGGCCCGGGACCTCCAGAACGTGCGGGCGAAGGACGCCGAGTGGCTCGACTGGTTCTCCTCGAAGGCGCTGCAGAGTTCGACCCCGGTCGGCCCCGCCGTCGTCACCGCCGACGAGGTGGGCGACCCGAACGACCTCCACATCGAGACGCGCCACGACGGCGACGTCGTCCAGGACGAGGGCACCCACCTGATGATCTACGACGTGGCCGACCTGGTGTCGTACGTCTCCACCCGCGTGGAACTCCAGCCCGGCGACGTGATCGCCACCGGGACGCCGAAGGGCGTCGGGCACTTCCAGGACGTGTCGCTCTCCGACGGCGACGAGGTGTCGGTCACCGTGGAGGGGGTCGGGACCCTCACGAACGTGGTCGAGCGGGTGGAGTAG
- a CDS encoding fumarylacetoacetate hydrolase family protein → MRKVRFRDPAGSVRVGEWADGAVEFGGQRFDLADVSLLPPTDPSKIVCIGLNYANHAAETDSDVPERPLLFLKTPNTLAGHGDTVTLPESRERIDFEGELGVVIGEQCRNVAEDDAEEVIAGYTCVNDLSNRDDQRVEQNWVRGKSFDNSAPVGPVLATPEHLPDGASIETRQNGEVRQSSSIDDLIFEIPELIAEITELMTLEAGDVIATGTPEGVGPISGGDEVEVEVEGVGTLRNDYVAGEFTGDGTHDFVPNQ, encoded by the coding sequence ATGCGAAAGGTACGATTCCGGGACCCGGCGGGGAGCGTACGCGTGGGCGAGTGGGCCGACGGCGCCGTGGAGTTCGGCGGCCAGCGGTTCGACCTCGCGGACGTCTCGCTGCTCCCGCCGACGGACCCCTCGAAGATCGTCTGTATCGGCCTGAACTACGCGAACCACGCCGCCGAGACCGACTCGGACGTGCCCGAGCGCCCGCTGCTGTTCCTCAAGACGCCGAACACCCTCGCGGGCCACGGCGACACCGTCACGCTCCCCGAATCGAGGGAGCGCATCGACTTCGAGGGCGAGCTCGGCGTCGTCATCGGCGAGCAGTGTCGCAACGTCGCCGAGGATGACGCCGAGGAGGTCATCGCGGGCTACACCTGCGTCAACGACCTCTCGAACCGCGACGACCAGCGCGTCGAGCAGAACTGGGTACGGGGCAAGTCGTTCGACAACTCCGCGCCCGTCGGCCCCGTCCTCGCCACCCCGGAGCACCTCCCGGACGGCGCGAGCATCGAGACCCGGCAGAACGGCGAGGTGCGACAGTCCTCCTCCATCGACGATCTCATCTTCGAGATCCCGGAACTGATCGCGGAGATCACCGAACTGATGACGCTGGAGGCGGGCGACGTGATCGCCACCGGGACGCCCGAGGGCGTCGGCCCCATCAGCGGCGGCGACGAGGTCGAGGTGGAGGTCGAGGGCGTGGGGACGCTGCGGAACGACTACGTCGCCGGCGAGTTCACCGGGGACGGGACGCACGACTTCGTCCCGAACCAGTAG